In Ailuropoda melanoleuca isolate Jingjing chromosome X, ASM200744v2, whole genome shotgun sequence, a single genomic region encodes these proteins:
- the LPAR4 gene encoding lysophosphatidic acid receptor 4: MGDRRFIDFQFQDLNSSFRPRLGNATANNTCIVDDSFKYNLNGAVYSVVFILGLITNSASLFVFCFRMKMRSETAIFITNLALSDLLFVCTLPFKIFYNFNRHWPFGDTLCKISGTAFLTNIYGSMLFLTCISVDRFLAIVYPFRSRTIRTRRNSAIVCAGVWILVLSGGISASLFSTTNVNNATTTCFEGFSKRVWKTYLSKITIFIEVVGFIIPLILNVSCSSVVLRTLRKPATLSQIGTNKKKVLKMITVHMAVFVVCFVPYNSVLFLYALVRSQAITNCLLERFAKIMYPITLCLATLNCCFDPFIYYFTLESFQKSFYINTHIKMESLFKTETPLTTKPSLPAIQEEVSDQTTHNGGELMLESTF, from the coding sequence atgggtGACAGAAGATTCATTGACTTTCAATTTCAAGATTTAAATTCAAGCTTCAGACCCAGGTTAGGCAATGCTACTGCCAATAATACTTGCATTGTTGATGATTCCTTCAAGTATAATCTGAATGGTGCTGTCTACAGTGTTGTATTCATCCTGGGTCTGATAACCAACAGTGCCTCTCTGTTTGTCTTCTGCTTCCGCATGAAAATGAGAAGTGAGACTGCTATTTTCATCACCAATCTGGCCCTTTCTGATTTGCTCTTTGTCTGCACTCtacctttcaaaatattttacaatttcaaCCGTCACTGGCCTTTTGGTGACACCCTTTGCAAGATCTCTGGGACTGCATTCCTCACCAACATCTATGGGAGCATGCTATTCCTCACCTGTATTAGCGTGGATCGTTTCCTGGCCATTGTCTATCCCTTCCGATCTCGTACCATTAGGACAAGGAGGAATTCTGCCATTGTGTGTGCTGGAGTCTGGATCCTAGTCCTCAGTGGTGGTATTTCAGCCTCATTGTTCTCCACCACTAATGTCAACAATGCAACCACCACCTGCTTTGAGGGCTTCTCCAAACGTGTCTGGAAGACTTATCTGTCCAAGATCACCATATTTATTGAAGTTGTTGGTTTCATCATTCCTCTGATATTGAATGTCTCTTGCTCTTCTGTGGTGCTAAGAACCCTCCGCAAGCCTGCTACACTGTCTCAAATTGGGACCAATAAGAAAAAAGTGCTGAAGATGATCACAGTGCATATGGCAGTCTTTGTGGTATGCTTTGTACCCTATAACTCTGTCCTCTTCCTGTATGCCTTAGTGCGCTCCCAAGCCATTACCAATTGCTTGTTGGAAAGATTTGCAAAGATTATGTACCCCATCACCTTGTGCCTTGCAACTCTGAACTGTTGCTTTGACCCTTTCATCTATTACTTCACTCTTGAGTCTTTTCAGAAGTCCTTCTACATCAATACCCATATCAAGATGGAGTCCCTGTTTAAGACTGAAACACCTCTGACCACAAAGCCTTCCCTTCCAGCTATTCAAGAAGAAGTTAGTGATCAAACAACACATAATGGTGGTGAATTGATGCTAGAATCCACCTTTTAG